The following are from one region of the Andrena cerasifolii isolate SP2316 chromosome 1, iyAndCera1_principal, whole genome shotgun sequence genome:
- the Mbs gene encoding myosin binding subunit isoform X5 — MSLESRSSSALFKRAEQLKRWEQSETNREPAQPTQVARKIKFSADCVFLAACAAGDKEEVVRLLQKGADINTGNVDGLTALHQACINDDLDMVEFLVEKGADINRGDNEGWTPLHATASCGFISIAKYLIEKGCNLAAVNNDGELALDITESDEMEDMLQQHINEAGIDCDQARGEEERSMLNDARAWRSGAAGKDSTHPKSGATALHVAAAKGYIKVMNILLQARCDINAQDFDGWTPLHAAAHWGQLEASELLVENFCNMDIKNYADQTAFDIADANILPTLEKLREKQKLLMKDHPQIINKKQPTIPKKRVSTSNENTIATQESVETFEEETPNKVKKVELEIQSDKEDSSTGTNSDVEKKNRANKEESTPHNPPSPTDASKVPNQAPIMPPKQQTDSNEEGVIPSWRRSGSFRNRIQNTEATNTLSTRLEEKDKNIKSPTMSNKLNTESDVVLTRTHSFETDEKFYKQYLALRARIKAFSCPTLHCCNAATPTHTNTTTRSASLRETHRRKEGKLNLELSRLPQGSNTLSPTSTSKTIVSSTLPTTTATATTTATTTTTTTSPIPANQIRSVQPAEATTTVLSSANNSVAAPGTPTTPGGSKLSPGNIFKNFFKSFVPPVRDEESETQRKAHAKRVRETRRSTQGVTLDEIKSAEQLVKKKQQNSEIPSTTPSTQPTTTTSNTASITATITTATPTTVTANKPSEELNLPERRPSWRLKVDNGSKFQLEDANNRTSTLPNPDTTTAYMRRPSAGTSVPRPSSAPIETIATSSAETTITLPLRRSLKQPEDKEQDKENDSRNAQATQAVIQRRRRPKRRSTGVVHVDMDEIDPEKQDLTAGGDCDESKINHNESGNDRSGRSNRLGSISSLSSEAPSISTRIKSTTSENGELDYKKLYEESQAENERLKEKLRRSDEQLKEARSLLDKAQSAQNKTVLSEAEKRERRAMERKLSEMEEELKQLQKLKAENERLKAENRALTRVVSKLTNTTK, encoded by the exons TTTTAGTAGAGAAGGGAGCTGATATCAATCGCGGTGATAATGAAGGATGGACACCATTGCACGCGACTGCGTCTTGTGGATTTATATCTATTGCAAA ATATTTAATAGAGAAAGGATGTAACTTGGCAGCAGTTAACAATGATGGCGAATTGGCTCTTGACATTACGGAAAGCGATGAGATGGAAGATATGCTACAGCAGCATATAAACGAAGCTG GCATAGACTGCGATCAAGCTAGAGGCGAAGAGGAGAGATCAATGTTAAATGATGCCAGAGCATGGCGATCTGGAGCGGCGGGGAAAGACTCGACTCACCCTAAGTCAGGAGCTACTGCATTACACGTTGCTGCTGCTAAGGGCTATATTAAAGTTATGAA CATCTTACTACAAGCTAGGTGCGATATTAATGCTCAGGATTTTGATGGTTGGACGCCTCTGCACGCTGCGGCACATTGGGGTCAATTAGAAGCCTCCGAACTTTTAGTGGAGAATTTTTGTAATATGGACATTAAGAACTACGCT GATCAAACTGCATTTGATATTGCTGACGCGAATATATTGCCAACCTTGGAGAAACTGAGGGAAAAGCAAAAACTCTTAATGAAAGATCAcccacaaattattaataaaaaacaaccAACTATACCAAAGAAACG TGTATCAACGAGTAATGAAAATACTATTGCTACGCAAGAATCCGTGGAAACGTTTGAAGAGGAGACACCGAATAAAGTTAAAAAGGTCGAATTAGAGATTCAGTCTGATAAAGAAGACTCTAGTACTGGAACAAACAGTGATGTCG aaaagaaaaatagggCAAACAAAGAAGAATCAACTCCTCATAATCCACCGTCTCCTACCGATGCTAGTAAAGTTCCTAATCAG GCTCCGATAATGCCTCCAAAACAACAGACTGATAGTAACGAAGAAGGGGTTATACCATCTTGGCGGCGTTCAGGTTCTTTCAGGAATAGGATACAAAATACAGAAGCAACGAACACATTATCCACGA GGCTTGAAGAGAAGGACAAGAACATTAAATCCCCGACTATGTCGAACAAACTTAATACAGAGTCCGACGTGGTATTAACTAGAACGCATAGTTTCGAAACAGACGAGAA GTTCTATAAGCAGTACTTGGCATTAAGAGCTCGCATCAAGGCATTTTCTTGCCCTACTCTCCATTGCTGCAACGCAGCTACTCCTACTCACACCAATACTACGACTCGCTCTGCATCTCTACGCGAAACCCACAG aagaaaagaaggGAAATTAAACTTGGAACTGTCAAGACTGCCACAGGGAAGCAATACACTTTCACCAACATCTACATCTAAAACAATAGTGTCAAGTACACTGCCAACTACTACAGCCACAGCTACTACAACTGCCACAACAACAACTACAACAACAAGTCCTATTCCAGCAAATCAAATTCGCag TGTTCAACCAGCGGAAGCTACAACCACAGTTCTATCGAGTGCAAACAATTCAGTAGCGGCTCCTGGAACTCCCACTACACCAGGAGGGAGCAAGCTAAGTCCAGGAAATATCTTCAAGAATTTCTTCAA GTCCTTTGTTCCTCCTGTTCGCGATGAAGAGAGCGAGACGCAAAGAAAGGCACACGCAAAAAGAGTGAGGGAAACGCGGCGTTCGACTCAAGGTGTGACTTTAGATGAAATCAAAAGTGCAGAGCAGCTAGTGAAGAAGAAGCAGCAGAACAGTGAAATTCCTTCTACGACACCTTCTACGCAG CCTACAACCACTACCAGCAATACAGCCTCGATTACAGCTACAATAACAACAGCAACCCCTACTACTGTGACTGCAAACAAACCCTCCGAAGAACTTAACTTGCCTGAAAGGCGGCCTTCTTGGAGGCTGAAAGTAGATAATGGAAGCAAG TTTCAGTTGGAAGATGCCAATAACAGAACCTCGACGCTACCCAACCCAGATACTACCACAGCTTACATGAGAAGACCTTCCGCAGGCACAAGTGTACCCAGACCATCGTCAGCTCCTATTGAAACTATCGCAACTAGCAGTGCAGAAACCACCATAACATTACCACTTAGACGATCGCTAAAACAACCTGAAGACAAAG AACAAGATAAGGAGAATGATAGCAGAAATGCCCAAGCCACACAAGCCGTTATACAGAGGAGGCGAAGGCCTAAGAGGAGGTCGACAGGCGTTGTCCACGTTGATATGGAC GAAATTGATCCTGAAAAACAAGACTTAACCGCTGGTGGTGATTGTGACGAGTCCAAAATCAACCACAATGAG AGTGGAAATGATCGTTCTGGAAGGTCCAACAGGCTGGGATCCATATCTTCATTGTCATCGGAAGCACCTTCCATCTCAACTAGAATAAAATCTACCACTTCTGAGAACGGTGAATTAGATTATAAGAAGCTGTACGAAGAATCTCAAGCGGAGAATGAAAGGCTTAAAGAGAAACTTCGGCGATCGGACGAACAATTAAAGGAAGCCAGAAGTTTATTGGACAAGGCACAGAGTGCCCAAAATAAAACAGTTCTCTCTGAAGCTGAGAAAAGAGAAAGGAGAGCGATGGAAAGGAAACTGTCAGAAATGGAAGAGGAATTGAAG CAATTACAAAAGCTCAAAGCTGAAAATGAGAGATTGAAAGCCGAAAATCGGGCACTTACCCGCGTCGTATCCAAACTCACCAATACTACTAAATAG
- the Mbs gene encoding myosin binding subunit isoform X7 codes for MSLESRSSSALFKRAEQLKRWEQSETNREPAQPTQVARKIKFSADCVFLAACAAGDKEEVVRLLQKGADINTGNVDGLTALHQACINDDLDMVEFLVEKGADINRGDNEGWTPLHATASCGFISIAKYLIEKGCNLAAVNNDGELALDITESDEMEDMLQQHINEAGIDCDQARGEEERSMLNDARAWRSGAAGKDSTHPKSGATALHVAAAKGYIKVMNILLQARCDINAQDFDGWTPLHAAAHWGQLEASELLVENFCNMDIKNYADQTAFDIADANILPTLEKLREKQKLLMKDHPQIINKKQPTIPKKRVSTSNENTIATQESVETFEEETPNKVKKVELEIQSDKEDSSTGTNSDVEKKNRANKEESTPHNPPSPTDASKVPNQAPIMPPKQQTDSNEEGVIPSWRRSGSFRNRIQNTEATNTLSTRLEEKDKNIKSPTMSNKLNTESDVVLTRTHSFETDEKFYKQYLALRARIKAFSCPTLHCCNAATPTHTNTTTRSASLRETHRRKEGKLNLELSRLPQGSNTLSPTSTSKTIVSSTLPTTTATATTTATTTTTTTSPIPANQIRRSFVPPVRDEESETQRKAHAKRVRETRRSTQGVTLDEIKSAEQLVKKKQQNSEIPSTTPSTQPTTTTSNTASITATITTATPTTVTANKPSEELNLPERRPSWRLKVDNGSKFQLEDANNRTSTLPNPDTTTAYMRRPSAGTSVPRPSSAPIETIATSSAETTITLPLRRSLKQPEDKEQDKENDSRNAQATQAVIQRRRRPKRRSTGVVHVDMDEIDPEKQDLTAGGDCDESKINHNESGNDRSGRSNRLGSISSLSSEAPSISTRIKSTTSENGELDYKKLYEESQAENERLKEKLRRSDEQLKEARSLLDKAQSAQNKTVLSEAEKRERRAMERKLSEMEEELKQLQKLKAENERLKAENRALTRVVSKLTNTTK; via the exons TTTTAGTAGAGAAGGGAGCTGATATCAATCGCGGTGATAATGAAGGATGGACACCATTGCACGCGACTGCGTCTTGTGGATTTATATCTATTGCAAA ATATTTAATAGAGAAAGGATGTAACTTGGCAGCAGTTAACAATGATGGCGAATTGGCTCTTGACATTACGGAAAGCGATGAGATGGAAGATATGCTACAGCAGCATATAAACGAAGCTG GCATAGACTGCGATCAAGCTAGAGGCGAAGAGGAGAGATCAATGTTAAATGATGCCAGAGCATGGCGATCTGGAGCGGCGGGGAAAGACTCGACTCACCCTAAGTCAGGAGCTACTGCATTACACGTTGCTGCTGCTAAGGGCTATATTAAAGTTATGAA CATCTTACTACAAGCTAGGTGCGATATTAATGCTCAGGATTTTGATGGTTGGACGCCTCTGCACGCTGCGGCACATTGGGGTCAATTAGAAGCCTCCGAACTTTTAGTGGAGAATTTTTGTAATATGGACATTAAGAACTACGCT GATCAAACTGCATTTGATATTGCTGACGCGAATATATTGCCAACCTTGGAGAAACTGAGGGAAAAGCAAAAACTCTTAATGAAAGATCAcccacaaattattaataaaaaacaaccAACTATACCAAAGAAACG TGTATCAACGAGTAATGAAAATACTATTGCTACGCAAGAATCCGTGGAAACGTTTGAAGAGGAGACACCGAATAAAGTTAAAAAGGTCGAATTAGAGATTCAGTCTGATAAAGAAGACTCTAGTACTGGAACAAACAGTGATGTCG aaaagaaaaatagggCAAACAAAGAAGAATCAACTCCTCATAATCCACCGTCTCCTACCGATGCTAGTAAAGTTCCTAATCAG GCTCCGATAATGCCTCCAAAACAACAGACTGATAGTAACGAAGAAGGGGTTATACCATCTTGGCGGCGTTCAGGTTCTTTCAGGAATAGGATACAAAATACAGAAGCAACGAACACATTATCCACGA GGCTTGAAGAGAAGGACAAGAACATTAAATCCCCGACTATGTCGAACAAACTTAATACAGAGTCCGACGTGGTATTAACTAGAACGCATAGTTTCGAAACAGACGAGAA GTTCTATAAGCAGTACTTGGCATTAAGAGCTCGCATCAAGGCATTTTCTTGCCCTACTCTCCATTGCTGCAACGCAGCTACTCCTACTCACACCAATACTACGACTCGCTCTGCATCTCTACGCGAAACCCACAG aagaaaagaaggGAAATTAAACTTGGAACTGTCAAGACTGCCACAGGGAAGCAATACACTTTCACCAACATCTACATCTAAAACAATAGTGTCAAGTACACTGCCAACTACTACAGCCACAGCTACTACAACTGCCACAACAACAACTACAACAACAAGTCCTATTCCAGCAAATCAAATTCGCag GTCCTTTGTTCCTCCTGTTCGCGATGAAGAGAGCGAGACGCAAAGAAAGGCACACGCAAAAAGAGTGAGGGAAACGCGGCGTTCGACTCAAGGTGTGACTTTAGATGAAATCAAAAGTGCAGAGCAGCTAGTGAAGAAGAAGCAGCAGAACAGTGAAATTCCTTCTACGACACCTTCTACGCAG CCTACAACCACTACCAGCAATACAGCCTCGATTACAGCTACAATAACAACAGCAACCCCTACTACTGTGACTGCAAACAAACCCTCCGAAGAACTTAACTTGCCTGAAAGGCGGCCTTCTTGGAGGCTGAAAGTAGATAATGGAAGCAAG TTTCAGTTGGAAGATGCCAATAACAGAACCTCGACGCTACCCAACCCAGATACTACCACAGCTTACATGAGAAGACCTTCCGCAGGCACAAGTGTACCCAGACCATCGTCAGCTCCTATTGAAACTATCGCAACTAGCAGTGCAGAAACCACCATAACATTACCACTTAGACGATCGCTAAAACAACCTGAAGACAAAG AACAAGATAAGGAGAATGATAGCAGAAATGCCCAAGCCACACAAGCCGTTATACAGAGGAGGCGAAGGCCTAAGAGGAGGTCGACAGGCGTTGTCCACGTTGATATGGAC GAAATTGATCCTGAAAAACAAGACTTAACCGCTGGTGGTGATTGTGACGAGTCCAAAATCAACCACAATGAG AGTGGAAATGATCGTTCTGGAAGGTCCAACAGGCTGGGATCCATATCTTCATTGTCATCGGAAGCACCTTCCATCTCAACTAGAATAAAATCTACCACTTCTGAGAACGGTGAATTAGATTATAAGAAGCTGTACGAAGAATCTCAAGCGGAGAATGAAAGGCTTAAAGAGAAACTTCGGCGATCGGACGAACAATTAAAGGAAGCCAGAAGTTTATTGGACAAGGCACAGAGTGCCCAAAATAAAACAGTTCTCTCTGAAGCTGAGAAAAGAGAAAGGAGAGCGATGGAAAGGAAACTGTCAGAAATGGAAGAGGAATTGAAG CAATTACAAAAGCTCAAAGCTGAAAATGAGAGATTGAAAGCCGAAAATCGGGCACTTACCCGCGTCGTATCCAAACTCACCAATACTACTAAATAG
- the Mbs gene encoding myosin binding subunit isoform X6: protein MSLESRSSSALFKRAEQLKRWEQSETNREPAQPTQVARKIKFSADCVFLAACAAGDKEEVVRLLQKGADINTGNVDGLTALHQACINDDLDMVEFLVEKGADINRGDNEGWTPLHATASCGFISIAKYLIEKGCNLAAVNNDGELALDITESDEMEDMLQQHINEAGIDCDQARGEEERSMLNDARAWRSGAAGKDSTHPKSGATALHVAAAKGYIKVMNILLQARCDINAQDFDGWTPLHAAAHWGQLEASELLVENFCNMDIKNYADQTAFDIADANILPTLEKLREKQKLLMKDHPQIINKKQPTIPKKRVSTSNENTIATQESVETFEEETPNKVKKVELEIQSDKEDSSTGTNSDVEATRETDMEESDGEGESETSSESHSSTYSNQFDKSNESNHSPCLTDDEKKNRANKEESTPHNPPSPTDASKVPNQAPIMPPKQQTDSNEEGVIPSWRRSGSFRNRIQNTEATNTLSTRLEEKDKNIKSPTMSNKLNTESDVVLTRTHSFETDEKFYKQYLALRARIKAFSCPTLHCCNAATPTHTNTTTRSASLRETHRRKEGKLNLELSRLPQGSNTLSPTSTSKTIVSSTLPTTTATATTTATTTTTTTSPIPANQIRSVQPAEATTTVLSSANNSVAAPGTPTTPGGSKLSPGNIFKNFFKSFVPPVRDEESETQRKAHAKRVRETRRSTQGVTLDEIKSAEQLVKKKQQNSEIPSTTPSTQFQLEDANNRTSTLPNPDTTTAYMRRPSAGTSVPRPSSAPIETIATSSAETTITLPLRRSLKQPEDKEQDKENDSRNAQATQAVIQRRRRPKRRSTGVVHVDMDEIDPEKQDLTAGGDCDESKINHNESGNDRSGRSNRLGSISSLSSEAPSISTRIKSTTSENGELDYKKLYEESQAENERLKEKLRRSDEQLKEARSLLDKAQSAQNKTVLSEAEKRERRAMERKLSEMEEELKQLQKLKAENERLKAENRALTRVVSKLTNTTK from the exons TTTTAGTAGAGAAGGGAGCTGATATCAATCGCGGTGATAATGAAGGATGGACACCATTGCACGCGACTGCGTCTTGTGGATTTATATCTATTGCAAA ATATTTAATAGAGAAAGGATGTAACTTGGCAGCAGTTAACAATGATGGCGAATTGGCTCTTGACATTACGGAAAGCGATGAGATGGAAGATATGCTACAGCAGCATATAAACGAAGCTG GCATAGACTGCGATCAAGCTAGAGGCGAAGAGGAGAGATCAATGTTAAATGATGCCAGAGCATGGCGATCTGGAGCGGCGGGGAAAGACTCGACTCACCCTAAGTCAGGAGCTACTGCATTACACGTTGCTGCTGCTAAGGGCTATATTAAAGTTATGAA CATCTTACTACAAGCTAGGTGCGATATTAATGCTCAGGATTTTGATGGTTGGACGCCTCTGCACGCTGCGGCACATTGGGGTCAATTAGAAGCCTCCGAACTTTTAGTGGAGAATTTTTGTAATATGGACATTAAGAACTACGCT GATCAAACTGCATTTGATATTGCTGACGCGAATATATTGCCAACCTTGGAGAAACTGAGGGAAAAGCAAAAACTCTTAATGAAAGATCAcccacaaattattaataaaaaacaaccAACTATACCAAAGAAACG TGTATCAACGAGTAATGAAAATACTATTGCTACGCAAGAATCCGTGGAAACGTTTGAAGAGGAGACACCGAATAAAGTTAAAAAGGTCGAATTAGAGATTCAGTCTGATAAAGAAGACTCTAGTACTGGAACAAACAGTGATGTCG AAGCGACGCGTGAAACAGATATGGAAGAGAGTGATGGTGAAGGTGAATCTGAGACTAGCTCAGAATCACATTCTTCCACTTACTCCAATCAATTTGATAAGTCTAACGAATCAAACCACTCTCCATGTCTTACAGATGATG aaaagaaaaatagggCAAACAAAGAAGAATCAACTCCTCATAATCCACCGTCTCCTACCGATGCTAGTAAAGTTCCTAATCAG GCTCCGATAATGCCTCCAAAACAACAGACTGATAGTAACGAAGAAGGGGTTATACCATCTTGGCGGCGTTCAGGTTCTTTCAGGAATAGGATACAAAATACAGAAGCAACGAACACATTATCCACGA GGCTTGAAGAGAAGGACAAGAACATTAAATCCCCGACTATGTCGAACAAACTTAATACAGAGTCCGACGTGGTATTAACTAGAACGCATAGTTTCGAAACAGACGAGAA GTTCTATAAGCAGTACTTGGCATTAAGAGCTCGCATCAAGGCATTTTCTTGCCCTACTCTCCATTGCTGCAACGCAGCTACTCCTACTCACACCAATACTACGACTCGCTCTGCATCTCTACGCGAAACCCACAG aagaaaagaaggGAAATTAAACTTGGAACTGTCAAGACTGCCACAGGGAAGCAATACACTTTCACCAACATCTACATCTAAAACAATAGTGTCAAGTACACTGCCAACTACTACAGCCACAGCTACTACAACTGCCACAACAACAACTACAACAACAAGTCCTATTCCAGCAAATCAAATTCGCag TGTTCAACCAGCGGAAGCTACAACCACAGTTCTATCGAGTGCAAACAATTCAGTAGCGGCTCCTGGAACTCCCACTACACCAGGAGGGAGCAAGCTAAGTCCAGGAAATATCTTCAAGAATTTCTTCAA GTCCTTTGTTCCTCCTGTTCGCGATGAAGAGAGCGAGACGCAAAGAAAGGCACACGCAAAAAGAGTGAGGGAAACGCGGCGTTCGACTCAAGGTGTGACTTTAGATGAAATCAAAAGTGCAGAGCAGCTAGTGAAGAAGAAGCAGCAGAACAGTGAAATTCCTTCTACGACACCTTCTACGCAG TTTCAGTTGGAAGATGCCAATAACAGAACCTCGACGCTACCCAACCCAGATACTACCACAGCTTACATGAGAAGACCTTCCGCAGGCACAAGTGTACCCAGACCATCGTCAGCTCCTATTGAAACTATCGCAACTAGCAGTGCAGAAACCACCATAACATTACCACTTAGACGATCGCTAAAACAACCTGAAGACAAAG AACAAGATAAGGAGAATGATAGCAGAAATGCCCAAGCCACACAAGCCGTTATACAGAGGAGGCGAAGGCCTAAGAGGAGGTCGACAGGCGTTGTCCACGTTGATATGGAC GAAATTGATCCTGAAAAACAAGACTTAACCGCTGGTGGTGATTGTGACGAGTCCAAAATCAACCACAATGAG AGTGGAAATGATCGTTCTGGAAGGTCCAACAGGCTGGGATCCATATCTTCATTGTCATCGGAAGCACCTTCCATCTCAACTAGAATAAAATCTACCACTTCTGAGAACGGTGAATTAGATTATAAGAAGCTGTACGAAGAATCTCAAGCGGAGAATGAAAGGCTTAAAGAGAAACTTCGGCGATCGGACGAACAATTAAAGGAAGCCAGAAGTTTATTGGACAAGGCACAGAGTGCCCAAAATAAAACAGTTCTCTCTGAAGCTGAGAAAAGAGAAAGGAGAGCGATGGAAAGGAAACTGTCAGAAATGGAAGAGGAATTGAAG CAATTACAAAAGCTCAAAGCTGAAAATGAGAGATTGAAAGCCGAAAATCGGGCACTTACCCGCGTCGTATCCAAACTCACCAATACTACTAAATAG
- the Mbs gene encoding myosin binding subunit isoform X1, producing MSLESRSSSALFKRAEQLKRWEQSETNREPAQPTQVARKIKFSADCVFLAACAAGDKEEVVRLLQKGADINTGNVDGLTALHQACINDDLDMVEFLVEKGADINRGDNEGWTPLHATASCGFISIAKYLIEKGCNLAAVNNDGELALDITESDEMEDMLQQHINEAGIDCDQARGEEERSMLNDARAWRSGAAGKDSTHPKSGATALHVAAAKGYIKVMNILLQARCDINAQDFDGWTPLHAAAHWGQLEASELLVENFCNMDIKNYADQTAFDIADANILPTLEKLREKQKLLMKDHPQIINKKQPTIPKKRVSTSNENTIATQESVETFEEETPNKVKKVELEIQSDKEDSSTGTNSDVEATRETDMEESDGEGESETSSESHSSTYSNQFDKSNESNHSPCLTDDEKKNRANKEESTPHNPPSPTDASKVPNQAPIMPPKQQTDSNEEGVIPSWRRSGSFRNRIQNTEATNTLSTRLEEKDKNIKSPTMSNKLNTESDVVLTRTHSFETDEKFYKQYLALRARIKAFSCPTLHCCNAATPTHTNTTTRSASLRETHRRKEGKLNLELSRLPQGSNTLSPTSTSKTIVSSTLPTTTATATTTATTTTTTTSPIPANQIRSVQPAEATTTVLSSANNSVAAPGTPTTPGGSKLSPGNIFKNFFKSFVPPVRDEESETQRKAHAKRVRETRRSTQGVTLDEIKSAEQLVKKKQQNSEIPSTTPSTQPTTTTSNTASITATITTATPTTVTANKPSEELNLPERRPSWRLKVDNGSKFQLEDANNRTSTLPNPDTTTAYMRRPSAGTSVPRPSSAPIETIATSSAETTITLPLRRSLKQPEDKEQDKENDSRNAQATQAVIQRRRRPKRRSTGVVHVDMDEIDPEKQDLTAGGDCDESKINHNESGNDRSGRSNRLGSISSLSSEAPSISTRIKSTTSENGELDYKKLYEESQAENERLKEKLRRSDEQLKEARSLLDKAQSAQNKTVLSEAEKRERRAMERKLSEMEEELKQLQKLKAENERLKAENRALTRVVSKLTNTTK from the exons TTTTAGTAGAGAAGGGAGCTGATATCAATCGCGGTGATAATGAAGGATGGACACCATTGCACGCGACTGCGTCTTGTGGATTTATATCTATTGCAAA ATATTTAATAGAGAAAGGATGTAACTTGGCAGCAGTTAACAATGATGGCGAATTGGCTCTTGACATTACGGAAAGCGATGAGATGGAAGATATGCTACAGCAGCATATAAACGAAGCTG GCATAGACTGCGATCAAGCTAGAGGCGAAGAGGAGAGATCAATGTTAAATGATGCCAGAGCATGGCGATCTGGAGCGGCGGGGAAAGACTCGACTCACCCTAAGTCAGGAGCTACTGCATTACACGTTGCTGCTGCTAAGGGCTATATTAAAGTTATGAA CATCTTACTACAAGCTAGGTGCGATATTAATGCTCAGGATTTTGATGGTTGGACGCCTCTGCACGCTGCGGCACATTGGGGTCAATTAGAAGCCTCCGAACTTTTAGTGGAGAATTTTTGTAATATGGACATTAAGAACTACGCT GATCAAACTGCATTTGATATTGCTGACGCGAATATATTGCCAACCTTGGAGAAACTGAGGGAAAAGCAAAAACTCTTAATGAAAGATCAcccacaaattattaataaaaaacaaccAACTATACCAAAGAAACG TGTATCAACGAGTAATGAAAATACTATTGCTACGCAAGAATCCGTGGAAACGTTTGAAGAGGAGACACCGAATAAAGTTAAAAAGGTCGAATTAGAGATTCAGTCTGATAAAGAAGACTCTAGTACTGGAACAAACAGTGATGTCG AAGCGACGCGTGAAACAGATATGGAAGAGAGTGATGGTGAAGGTGAATCTGAGACTAGCTCAGAATCACATTCTTCCACTTACTCCAATCAATTTGATAAGTCTAACGAATCAAACCACTCTCCATGTCTTACAGATGATG aaaagaaaaatagggCAAACAAAGAAGAATCAACTCCTCATAATCCACCGTCTCCTACCGATGCTAGTAAAGTTCCTAATCAG GCTCCGATAATGCCTCCAAAACAACAGACTGATAGTAACGAAGAAGGGGTTATACCATCTTGGCGGCGTTCAGGTTCTTTCAGGAATAGGATACAAAATACAGAAGCAACGAACACATTATCCACGA GGCTTGAAGAGAAGGACAAGAACATTAAATCCCCGACTATGTCGAACAAACTTAATACAGAGTCCGACGTGGTATTAACTAGAACGCATAGTTTCGAAACAGACGAGAA GTTCTATAAGCAGTACTTGGCATTAAGAGCTCGCATCAAGGCATTTTCTTGCCCTACTCTCCATTGCTGCAACGCAGCTACTCCTACTCACACCAATACTACGACTCGCTCTGCATCTCTACGCGAAACCCACAG aagaaaagaaggGAAATTAAACTTGGAACTGTCAAGACTGCCACAGGGAAGCAATACACTTTCACCAACATCTACATCTAAAACAATAGTGTCAAGTACACTGCCAACTACTACAGCCACAGCTACTACAACTGCCACAACAACAACTACAACAACAAGTCCTATTCCAGCAAATCAAATTCGCag TGTTCAACCAGCGGAAGCTACAACCACAGTTCTATCGAGTGCAAACAATTCAGTAGCGGCTCCTGGAACTCCCACTACACCAGGAGGGAGCAAGCTAAGTCCAGGAAATATCTTCAAGAATTTCTTCAA GTCCTTTGTTCCTCCTGTTCGCGATGAAGAGAGCGAGACGCAAAGAAAGGCACACGCAAAAAGAGTGAGGGAAACGCGGCGTTCGACTCAAGGTGTGACTTTAGATGAAATCAAAAGTGCAGAGCAGCTAGTGAAGAAGAAGCAGCAGAACAGTGAAATTCCTTCTACGACACCTTCTACGCAG CCTACAACCACTACCAGCAATACAGCCTCGATTACAGCTACAATAACAACAGCAACCCCTACTACTGTGACTGCAAACAAACCCTCCGAAGAACTTAACTTGCCTGAAAGGCGGCCTTCTTGGAGGCTGAAAGTAGATAATGGAAGCAAG TTTCAGTTGGAAGATGCCAATAACAGAACCTCGACGCTACCCAACCCAGATACTACCACAGCTTACATGAGAAGACCTTCCGCAGGCACAAGTGTACCCAGACCATCGTCAGCTCCTATTGAAACTATCGCAACTAGCAGTGCAGAAACCACCATAACATTACCACTTAGACGATCGCTAAAACAACCTGAAGACAAAG AACAAGATAAGGAGAATGATAGCAGAAATGCCCAAGCCACACAAGCCGTTATACAGAGGAGGCGAAGGCCTAAGAGGAGGTCGACAGGCGTTGTCCACGTTGATATGGAC GAAATTGATCCTGAAAAACAAGACTTAACCGCTGGTGGTGATTGTGACGAGTCCAAAATCAACCACAATGAG AGTGGAAATGATCGTTCTGGAAGGTCCAACAGGCTGGGATCCATATCTTCATTGTCATCGGAAGCACCTTCCATCTCAACTAGAATAAAATCTACCACTTCTGAGAACGGTGAATTAGATTATAAGAAGCTGTACGAAGAATCTCAAGCGGAGAATGAAAGGCTTAAAGAGAAACTTCGGCGATCGGACGAACAATTAAAGGAAGCCAGAAGTTTATTGGACAAGGCACAGAGTGCCCAAAATAAAACAGTTCTCTCTGAAGCTGAGAAAAGAGAAAGGAGAGCGATGGAAAGGAAACTGTCAGAAATGGAAGAGGAATTGAAG CAATTACAAAAGCTCAAAGCTGAAAATGAGAGATTGAAAGCCGAAAATCGGGCACTTACCCGCGTCGTATCCAAACTCACCAATACTACTAAATAG